TAAGCTGGAAGAAGAGGTTCGCTCCCTGAATATCCATCGGCAGATAGCCGATCTCGTCGATGATGAGCAGCCTGTATCTGCTAAAAATCTTGAGCCTGTCTTGCAGTCTGTTTTCAAAGTGAGCTTTCTTGAGCTGCTCTATGAGGGTGTGGCAGTTGATGTAGTAGGTGGAATAGCGGCTCCTGGCGGCCTCCAGCCCTAAGGCGGTAGCCATGTGGGTCTTGCCAACGCCAGGAGGGCCGAGAAACACGATGTTCTCCGCATTCTCCATAAAGCGCATGGTTGCCAGTTCCTCGATTTGGCGTTTGTCTATTGAGGGCTGGAAAGTGAAGTCGAAGTCAGCCAGCGTCTTTTTTATGGGGAAGCCCGATAGCTGAACCTGTTTTTCGTAAGCGCGATTCCGCTTGTTTTTGGCTTCCTCCGCAAAGATGTGGTCCAGCACTGTGACGATGTTTAGATCGTCCTTGATGGCCCGCTCCAGGTAGTTGTCCAGAATCTCCAGCGTATTGCGCAGCTTAAGGCTATACAGATTCTCTTTGAGACGCTCATATATTATTTCGGTCATTCCCCGATTACCTCATCATAGGTATTGAGGTCAGGTGATTTGATCGGGAAATCTATGACATTGCCGCCTTCTAGCAAGGTATTTTCGATGTCGGAAGTCTGCCGGATGGTTAGTCGCCGG
This region of Sporomusaceae bacterium genomic DNA includes:
- the istB gene encoding IS21-like element helper ATPase IstB; this encodes MTEIIYERLKENLYSLKLRNTLEILDNYLERAIKDDLNIVTVLDHIFAEEAKNKRNRAYEKQVQLSGFPIKKTLADFDFTFQPSIDKRQIEELATMRFMENAENIVFLGPPGVGKTHMATALGLEAARSRYSTYYINCHTLIEQLKKAHFENRLQDRLKIFSRYRLLIIDEIGYLPMDIQGANLFFQLIARRYEKASTIFTSNKTFSQWNEIFAEVTIASAILDRVLHHCTVINIKGDSYRLKERKEYMKQKQHVINTLFEQKQQ